A single window of Mycolicibacterium madagascariense DNA harbors:
- a CDS encoding NmrA/HSCARG family protein: MNENVIAVVGATGSQGGGLVRAILEDPRHEFAVRALTRSARSPRARELADAGAEVVEADLEDGASMRAAFEGAAGAFVVTNYWADQTPEDAAIRTRAARELAQADVAARAAKQAGVGHVIWSTLEDTRDVLGQDPDVPTVDEVYTVPHFDAKAEADALFTEYDVPTTFLRTTLFFEGFAESMGPIRGDDGALVLTLPMADRELAGIAVGDIGRTAFEIFRRGKEFVGTTVSIAGDHLTGDQYAAALGDALGEQVYYRPLTWEAFRAQGFPGAVEMGNMFQYYARNAERFVGDRDLAKVRELNPGLLSFRDWLALPDTTIARP, encoded by the coding sequence ATGAACGAGAACGTGATCGCAGTCGTCGGAGCGACCGGATCGCAGGGCGGCGGACTGGTGCGGGCCATCCTCGAGGACCCACGGCACGAGTTCGCCGTGCGCGCCCTCACCCGCAGCGCACGATCCCCGCGAGCGCGCGAACTGGCCGACGCCGGCGCGGAAGTCGTCGAGGCCGATCTCGAGGACGGCGCCAGCATGCGGGCAGCCTTCGAGGGCGCGGCCGGCGCCTTCGTCGTCACCAACTACTGGGCAGACCAGACGCCGGAGGACGCGGCGATTCGCACGCGGGCGGCCAGGGAACTGGCCCAGGCCGACGTCGCGGCGCGGGCCGCCAAGCAGGCCGGGGTCGGGCACGTCATCTGGTCCACGCTGGAGGACACCAGGGACGTGCTCGGGCAGGACCCCGACGTGCCGACCGTCGACGAGGTCTACACGGTGCCGCACTTCGACGCGAAGGCCGAAGCCGACGCGTTATTCACCGAATACGACGTCCCGACGACCTTTCTGCGCACCACGCTGTTCTTCGAGGGCTTCGCCGAGTCGATGGGACCGATCAGGGGTGACGACGGCGCGCTGGTGCTGACACTTCCGATGGCCGACCGAGAGTTGGCGGGCATCGCCGTCGGCGACATCGGCAGGACGGCATTCGAAATCTTCAGGCGCGGAAAGGAATTCGTCGGCACGACCGTCAGCATCGCGGGTGATCACCTGACCGGCGACCAGTACGCGGCGGCCCTCGGCGACGCCCTCGGCGAGCAGGTCTATTACCGACCGCTGACGTGGGAGGCATTCCGGGCGCAAGGCTTCCCCGGCGCAGTCGAGATGGGCAACATGTTCCAGTACTACGCGCGCAACGCGGAGCGCTTCGTCGGCGACCGCGATCTCGCCAAGGTGCGGGAGCTCAACCCGGGCCTGCTCTCGTTCCGCGACTGGCTTGCCTTGCCGGACACCACGATTGCGCGCCCCTGA